GGACGGATTCGATTCCGAAGCCGCTCTCTCTCTCAACGCGGAAATGAGCCTTCGAATGCTGCGGTCATTGACCCCTAGGCGATCCGCGAGTTCGCGTGAGCCAACCGGAACAGTGGTGCGTTGGAGTACCTCGAGCAGCTCAAAACTTCGCGCCAAGTATTCAGTCACGACCTCACTCTAGTAATAGACCCGGACGATCCGCCGCCGCATCTGTTGTTAACGTGGCGATACTGCCACCCCGATCTCGTAATGAGGAACACATGAAAGCAACACAAATATGCCTTGCCAGCCGCCCGACCGAGCAGGTCAGGCTTGATCATTTTCAAGTAGATGATGTTGAGCTGCCTGCGCTCACCGATGGGACGGTGCTGGTCAAGAACACGGCCATGCAGCTGACATCGGTCATGGCCGATCTGATACGCGGCGAGGAGCTCCCCATGCCCCCTTACTCCGTTGGGCAGCCGCTGTGGGGCGCGGCAGTCGGCGTCGTTGAGCAAAGCAAAAGTCCTCGGTTCGCCCCAGGTGACGCGGTTCAAAGCATGAATGGATGGAGGACTCGCTTCGTGGCTCAGGCCGACGAGCTGTTTCCCGTCTCGACCAGTCACTTCCCGGGCCCGGAGGTGTTGCTCTGTCAGGGCCCGACTGCCTATCACGGGATGGTCGATATCGCAGGGGTCGGACCGGGGGATACGGTGTTCGTTACCGGGGCTGCTGGCGGTGTTGGTTCACTTGCCGGCCAGATTGCGCGCAAGCGTGGAGCCCATCGGGTTGTGGGGACGGCGGGCTCCGATGAGAAAGTCGCATGGCTCGTTGATGAGCTGGGTTTCGATGCAGCCTTCAACTACAAAACCCCCGGCATCGAGGAGTGGCTCACGGACCAGTTCCCTACGGGGTTCAGCGTCTTCTTCGACACCGTAGGTGGTGCGCAGTTTGAGATGGCGGTCCGTCATGCCGGCCAGAATGCGCGATTCGCCCTTTGCGGCACGCTCTCCGAGCAATTCGCCAAAAATGGGGCGGATCAACGGCCCCGATTCGACATCATGACGGGGATTCGCAAGCAACTGCAGATTCTTCCGTTCAGCACGTACCACACGCCAGAACAGATACACGCGTGGTCCCTGCATTACGCACAGTGGTTAGCCGAGGGCGATTTTCATTTTCCCCACACAACCATTGAGGGTGGGTTGTCCGCTGCTCGGGAAGCCCTCATCTCACTCATGCAGAGTAAGTACCGCGGAAATGTGATCGTCGAACTCAGCTAAATCAGTATTGACCACTACGTCGCCACACACCACAACGGGGGATGAGAAGCGCACTGATGCGTCGAGCGCAGCAAGAGCAAGCCCGTAGGGTGTAGTGATGACGGCACGTATAGATAAGGCCCGACGTCTCTCCGACGTGCTCGCTGGGCTCGATGATGCCGGCGTGCGGAGGCTCATCGATGCTGCTGAGCCGATGGGCGTAGGCATTGGGGGAACGACCAAGACAGCCCGCATCGATGAAACGACTGTCTTTGTGAAACTGCTTCCACTGACAAGCATCGAAGAGGCGAATCTAACCGCCACTGCTAGTCGAGTCCAGCTTCCCTTTACCTCCCACTATGGGATCGGAAGCCCTACCCACGCAGTCGGGCGAGAATTGGCGGCACATCAGGTGACCTCCGAGTGGGTTCAGATGGGAGCGGTGGATTTCTTCCCGCTTCTGCTCGGGTGGCGAGTCGTCGATCTGAAGTGTGAGGCAGACCTTAGCGAGTTCGACGGCGATGCTTCTCCACTCCAGTGGGGTGCATATTGGCCTCAGGTTCAGAGCAAACTCGCGGCGATGAGGGACGCGTCGAAAAGCATGGTGTTTTTCCTTGAGTACGTGCCCGAAACGCTGGGCGCATGGGTGCGCAGGAGTGTAGCTGGTGGCACTGGGGCAATCGTCTTCCCTGATGTGGTCGATCAGCTCCTTGAAGCCACAGCATGGATGAACAGCCAAGGGTTTCAGCACTTCGATGTACATCCGGGGAACATCCTCCTACGAGAGGGCAGACTGCTCTTCACGGACTTTGGCCTGGCGCTTCATCGCGAGTTCGACCTCACTCCGGAGGAAGAAGTATCCATGCTCACCCATGATGGCTTCGACCGTGATACTGCCCTGATGCATCTGTTCCACTGGACGCTGTTCGAACTCGGCTATACCTCCGGTCCGCAGCGCCTGGCACTGTTGCGTGCTGCCGCCGCTGACCCTGTTACACCAGCGCTGGATCCAGTTCGTGTGGTACTTGGCCGGGGTGCTGACCTGATTGCTCAACATGCGAATGTCGCTGTCTATATAACCGAGATGTTCGGCGCCCTCATGCAGGATGCGTCCGCTACGCGGTACGACAGCTCTGGCTACAGGAACATTCAGCGATAACTACGTAACTGGTTGTGATGTGGTTCTATCAGTTGCGGTGAATTCGGACAGCGGCGAGTGCCACTAGCGTTGTCGAAATGAACGAACGTTGGGATATGGAACAGGCAATCCTCCAAGGGCGAGCGATGCACCTACGCGACCAGCTTGGAATCGACGAGGAGCTTCGTCGCCTGGGCGAGCCAATGTTGACCGGCAGCGCCGCGTTGCATGTAATGGTGGCGCGCGACATAGACGTGATAATTGCGGTACCTCGGCTCGACGCGGAAACGCGGGGCGCCGTCGTAGCCATCGGGGCAAGGCTCTCCGTACGCCCTGATGTACGCGAAGTCATCTTCCGCAACGACACAGGGAAATGGAACACCGAGCCGACATATCCCGACGGCCTGTATCTGCGCCTTGAGTGCACCGATGAGCGGGGCGAGCTCTGGACAATGGATCTATGGTTCGTCGATGAACCCGCGCGGCAGCCGGATATTCAACATCTTGAGAGCATCGGAGCGTGGATCACTCCCGTAACGCAAGCCCATATTTTGGCCATCAAGAGGGCGACTCTCGGAATCCGGGACGATGGATCGCGGCTCCCGAGCTATGACGTGTATAAAGCCGTTCTCGATGAGGGTATCCGTACCCCGGAGGAGTTCGCTCGGAGAGTCCGTTGAGCAGGTCTCCTCCCGGCTCCTGAGGTATCCCGAATCGCTAGTGTTGTCTCATGCCTGAACTGATTGCCCCGACGCCCACGCTTCAGGAAGCTTGGCTCCAGGCACACGAAGAATGGGGAGTCGGCAATCACGAAGATGGTTTCGGGCTGTCGTCAGCCGACGACGTCAACACGTCGGCCGGGTTCGACGCCTGGATCAGACGGTTAATGAATGAATCGGCCCAGTGCACTTATCGCTGGATTGTGGAGAACGGCGAAGTACATGGAGGGATTGCGCTACGACATGGTTATACCGACTTCATCAAGGTCGCCGGTCATATCGGGTATGGCATCAAACCTTCCGCGCGAAGGCGAGGCTTTGCGTCGTGGGCACTCGAAAAAATGTTGACTGCCGCGAATAATCTTGGCATGAAGCGAGTTCTCCTCGTATGCGAAGTCGATAATCGAGCTTCCGCCGGGATGATAGAAAGCCGAGGTGGAGTACTAGAGAACGAGTCTGGCACACCGAATCCGAAGGTCAGAAGGTACTGGATCGAGCTCGCATAGCTTTATCACAACGGTCCCCTTGCGGCACGAGGGCATGGCGCCCGCGGATGCCGTCCCGCAGGAAGAGCGACTCACGACTCGACATCAAGCGATAGGCTAAGCCGATGCCTACCCGGCCAGAATCCAAGCCCCGTCGTCCCGATGTGACCGAAACCGAACTTGTAGGCGGCATCGAAAAACGCAGGCCCAACGTCGTGGAGTATGACTCAAATTGCCATCCATTTTTGACCTACAGCTGGTTCGCATTGAACGAGCATTGGGCAACGAAGCTTTATCAATTGAACATGCCGGATCGACGTCGGTCCCAGGGCTGGCGGCAAAACCCATTATTGACATTCTCGCGACGGTCGCAGACATCACCGCAGAGGAAGATTATCTCAATCCCCTTCTGAAAGCTGGATATGAGCTACGAGACGAACCCGCGGACAGAGAGCTCTATGCTCGGACCAAACGTGAACTCCTAACCCATGACTGGACTGATATGAATGCCTACGCTGCGGCCAAGACCGAAGTGATCGAAGGCATGCTCTCACGCGCCGGCGCCGCTCTTTTCCGGGCAACGACCTAGCCCGTCGAATGCGGTGCGCGGGTTAGTCTCGGTAGGCGCTCTCACGACTCCCTAAACCCCTGCGCTATATCCTCGACCTGTTCACTGTACGACTTCCACCAAGTCGAGTCTCCTGGTGCCATGTTGTCGTTGCCATTTCGCAGTCCAGCGGTCCCATCGATGAGCTCGCGGACTATATCGGCATGTCCGGTATGCCTATGAGTTTCAGCGATCACGTGTATCAGGATCTGGTGCAGTGTGACCTCTTTACGGGCATCGCTCCACCACGGCACGTGACCAGCGGAGTCCAATGACAGCGCCTTGATGGTGGCGTCGGAATGCGCCCAGATGCGGCGATATAGGTCCACGACCCAGTCACGGGATTGATCACGAGTTGCCCACATGTCAGAGTTCGTGTCGGCATCGTCATCTGTCCAAGGCAGCAGCTCATCGAACGGTCGTCCGAAAGTCTCGCCGAAATATCCAGCTTCGACGCCAGCCA
This region of Arthrobacter roseus genomic DNA includes:
- a CDS encoding HTH domain-containing protein, with protein sequence MTEYLARSFELLEVLQRTTVPVGSRELADRLGVNDRSIRRLISALRERAASESNPSPAHTADTSLVPAEG
- a CDS encoding MDR family NADP-dependent oxidoreductase, with amino-acid sequence MKATQICLASRPTEQVRLDHFQVDDVELPALTDGTVLVKNTAMQLTSVMADLIRGEELPMPPYSVGQPLWGAAVGVVEQSKSPRFAPGDAVQSMNGWRTRFVAQADELFPVSTSHFPGPEVLLCQGPTAYHGMVDIAGVGPGDTVFVTGAAGGVGSLAGQIARKRGAHRVVGTAGSDEKVAWLVDELGFDAAFNYKTPGIEEWLTDQFPTGFSVFFDTVGGAQFEMAVRHAGQNARFALCGTLSEQFAKNGADQRPRFDIMTGIRKQLQILPFSTYHTPEQIHAWSLHYAQWLAEGDFHFPHTTIEGGLSAAREALISLMQSKYRGNVIVELS
- a CDS encoding GNAT family N-acetyltransferase → MPELIAPTPTLQEAWLQAHEEWGVGNHEDGFGLSSADDVNTSAGFDAWIRRLMNESAQCTYRWIVENGEVHGGIALRHGYTDFIKVAGHIGYGIKPSARRRGFASWALEKMLTAANNLGMKRVLLVCEVDNRASAGMIESRGGVLENESGTPNPKVRRYWIELA
- a CDS encoding GrpB family protein; amino-acid sequence: MPSIFDLQLVRIERALGNEALSIEHAGSTSVPGLAAKPIIDILATVADITAEEDYLNPLLKAGYELRDEPADRELYARTKRELLTHDWTDMNAYAAAKTEVIEGMLSRAGAALFRATT
- a CDS encoding DinB family protein — encoded protein: MIDSNPKADLHRYLQSGREDALWKLEGLSEYDLRRPLVQTGTNLLGLIKHLAGVEAGYFGETFGRPFDELLPWTDDDADTNSDMWATRDQSRDWVVDLYRRIWAHSDATIKALSLDSAGHVPWWSDARKEVTLHQILIHVIAETHRHTGHADIVRELIDGTAGLRNGNDNMAPGDSTWWKSYSEQVEDIAQGFRES